The sequence GTCCTTGCGTGCGGGCATTTTTCACCGTTCCACGGATCTTGCACCGAAGGGGAAATCCCTTCCAAGCTACGCGGCTCCACGGCACTCTGTGAGTGATTCGTCACTATGCGCAAGGAGTCGCCATCCATGCTTGAGCACAGCCGCAACCACGACGACGTGGACGACTGCACCGAAGACCTCCGCGCCGCGCTCGCGGCCAACGGGATCACGCTGCCGTCGCTCGGGCCCGAATTGGCGGCCTACGCGGGCAGCTACCGCCTCTCGCTCATCGCACTCGGGAATTGCAACACCATGACGGCGCGCAAGCTGACGGCTGCACTGCGTAAGGCCGCGGGGGAATGAGAGGCCCCGTGCCACCTCCCCCACAGAGGTGACACGGGGGTTCCAGTCTGACGCGCCGAGCGCCCCGGCTCCATAGGCGAGGGGCGGCCTTTTTTCAACGACAGCCTGAGTCACCCCCGCAACCGTGCGACCAGTCCGGGGGCATGGCCATCAACCCCAAGGAAGTTGACGAACATGTCTGATCTTATCCGAAGGATCTCGCTCTTGGTAGTGAGTTGGTTACTTCCGGCTCGCGGGGGGCATCGGGCGCCCGCTCGACGCACCCCACCCACCGGGCCGCGCCACGCCGCCCGCTCGGTGCCACCGGTGCGCACGTTCCGCCGGCCCGCCGAGGTGCCGCTGCGGGGTGAGGAAAGTTGCCTGGTCAGGCCGTATCTGCTGACCGGGCAGGAGTGCCGGCTGCGGCGCGAGCGGCGGGTGAAGACGGAGGTGCCGCTGTGGTGAGGGGGCGGCGCCGGAACTCGGCCAACCGCCGTATCGCTACTGCGCGGGCAGCGCGAACGCCGCCCTCGTTATGCGCTCCGCGACCGGATTCATCTGCTCGCCCTTGGCGTCCACGGCGTTGACGGAGTAGACGAGGGTCCGGGACAGGTCCCTGGTCGCCGCGAGCATCGTGTTGTAGCCGGGCCTGGCGCCGGTCTTGAGCCAGATGATCTTTCCGTGGCCCGCGTCGTAGCGTTGCAGACCGGCGCTCATCGTGGCGCCCTTGATGTGCGGGACCGTGAACATCTCCCGATCCAGGAGCGGCTGCGGGACGATCTTCCCCCGGAAGAGGGCGACGAGGAACTTCTCCAGGTCGGCGGTGGTGGAGATCATGTCGCCGGCCGCCCGGCGGTCGGACATGTTCCATTCCGTCGCGTCCACGAGACGGCCGTCCGCCAGCTTCTGGTAGCCGCGGTTGTGCGGGCCGTGGATCCGCGGGTCGGGGCCGACGGGGAAGGAGGTGTGCCGCATACCGGTCGGGCGGAAGATGCGGACCGCGGCCTGGTGTGCGTACGAGTCGCCGGTGACCTTCTCGATCAGCAGGCCGAGGACGGTGTAGTCGATGTTGTCGTAGCGCTGCTTCTTCCCCGGGCCCTCCCCGGGGCCGCGGTACGGGCCCTTGGCGACGGAGGCCGCGACGACGGCTTCCGGGGTGAGGGTCTTGAAGCGGTTCTCGTACCCTTCGCCGTTCTCCGGGCCGAGGGTCGCGCCCGGTTGGAGTCCGCTGGTGAAGGTGAGCAACTGCCGGACGGTGAGGGGCTGGAAGGCGCCGGTCAGCAGGCCGGGGAGATAGCGCTGCACCGTGCCGTCGAGGTCGATCCTGCCCTCGGCGGCGAGTTGCAGAACGAGGGCCGCGGTGACCGTCTTCGTGGTGGAACCCGCGCGGAAGCGGGCGTTCTCCAGGGCCTTGCGGTGGCTCGGGAGGTCGCGGACGCCGGCGCTGCCGTGCCAGCTGCCGTTGCCGCCGACGCGTACCAGGGCGGCGGTGGTGTCCTTGTCGGGGAGGCCGCGGAGGGCCTTTTCCAGGGCCGGGACGTTGGGGCCGGTCGCTCCCTGAATGGCCCGTGCGGGGGCCGCCCGGGCTGCGGCGCCCGGCGCACCGGGCGTATCGGCCAGGGCCGGGGCCGACGCGCCGCCGGAAACGAGGGAGAGGGTGGCGGCGGCCAGAGCGGCGGTGAGGGCCGTAAAGGGGCGTCTGAAGCCGTGCTTGAGGAGGGACAAGGGGAGCTCCGCGGGATGAGCGGCCGGTGTGTACGGCTTCATGCTGCCGAGTGCGCCCGCGCCGCGGATCATCACGAAGGAGGGCGTCGACCCTGATCCGCCCCCGAGGCGGATGGGCCCAACTGGGCTGTACGGCTCAGGGGTTCGTCAGGGTTGTTCCCTAGGGATGGTGTGCCGGAGGGTCATTGCCTGGCGTACAGCGCCTCGATCTCGTCCGCGAAGTCGCGGGCGACCGCCGAGCGACGCAGCTTCAGGGACGGGGTGAGATGGCCGGTGTATTCCGTGAACTCCGTCGGCAGGACGGCGAAACGGCGGATGGACTCGGCGCGGGAGACCAGGCCGTTGGCGTCGTCGACGGCATGCTGAATATCCGTCAAGAGCTGTTTGTCCTGGGTGAGTTGGCCGAGCGGAACGTCCCGCTTCTTGGTCATCTGGCGCCAGTGGGAGAGGCCGTCGGGGTCGAGGGCGATCAGAGCCGTGATGTACGGGCGGTTGTCGCCGATGACCATGCACTGGCCGACCAGAGGGTGGGAGCGGAGGCGATCCTCCAGGGGGGCGGGGGCGACGTTCTTGCCGCCCGTGGTGATGATGATCTCCTTCTTGCGGCCGGTGATCGTCAGATAGCCGTCGGCGTCCAGGGCGCCCAAGTCCCCCGTGGGCAGCCAGCCGTCCCGGTCGGTCATCGGGACGGCGGCGCCGCGGGCCGCGTCCCAGTAGCCGGTGAAGATCTGGCCGCCGCGGAGCAGGATCTCGCCGTCGTCCGCGATACGGACCGCGCTACCGGGCAGGGGCCAGCCGACCGTGCCGATACGGGGGCGCAGGGGCGGGGTGACGGTGGCGGCGGCGGTGGTCTCCGTCAGGCCGTAGCCCTCGAAGATCTCGATGCCGGCACCGGAGTAGAAGGCCGCGAGGCGGTGTCCCAGAGGGGAGCCGCCGCAGATGGCGTAGCGGACCTTGCCGCCGAGCGCGGTCCGTATGCGGCGGTAGACCAGCGGGTCGTAGAGCTTGCGGGCGGCCTTGAGGGCGACGCCGGGGCCGGGACCCGCCCCGTGTTCCTGGGCCTCGACCGCTTCGCCGTAGGCGCGGGCTATCCGGGCGGCGCGGTCGAAGGAGGCGGCACGGCCCATCTTCTCGGCGGTGGCGCGGCCGGTGTTGAAGACCTTCTCCAGGACGTAGGGAATGGCCAGGAGGAAGGTGGGCCGGAAGGAGGCGAGGTCGGCGAGCAGGTCGTCCGTCTGGATGCTGGGGGCGTGGCCGAGGCGGACGCGGGCGCGGAGGCAGCCGATGGCGACCATGCGGCCGAAGACGTGGGAGAGGGGCAGGAAGAGCAGGGTGGAGGCGGGCTCCGAGCTGACGGACCGGAAGACCGGGTGGAGGAGTTCGACGGCGTTGTCGACCTCGGCGAAGAAGTTGGCGTGGGTGAGGGCGCAGCCCTTGGGGCGGCCGGTGGTGCCCGAGGTGTAGATGAGGGTGGC is a genomic window of Streptomyces gilvosporeus containing:
- a CDS encoding serine hydrolase domain-containing protein, with translation MSLLKHGFRRPFTALTAALAAATLSLVSGGASAPALADTPGAPGAAARAAPARAIQGATGPNVPALEKALRGLPDKDTTAALVRVGGNGSWHGSAGVRDLPSHRKALENARFRAGSTTKTVTAALVLQLAAEGRIDLDGTVQRYLPGLLTGAFQPLTVRQLLTFTSGLQPGATLGPENGEGYENRFKTLTPEAVVAASVAKGPYRGPGEGPGKKQRYDNIDYTVLGLLIEKVTGDSYAHQAAVRIFRPTGMRHTSFPVGPDPRIHGPHNRGYQKLADGRLVDATEWNMSDRRAAGDMISTTADLEKFLVALFRGKIVPQPLLDREMFTVPHIKGATMSAGLQRYDAGHGKIIWLKTGARPGYNTMLAATRDLSRTLVYSVNAVDAKGEQMNPVAERITRAAFALPAQ
- a CDS encoding AMP-dependent synthetase/ligase, with the translated sequence MFSKESAASVPGATAAAPGAPALVPPQKALRDGTVREVFVPALAPPVRTGSLGDLPFTNAAEAPADIVLARKQPSGAWRDITAAEFAAEVRAVAKGLIAHGLFPGDRLAIMARTTYEWTLIDFAAWAAGLVTVPLYPTSSAHQARWILHDSGARACVVENVEETRLISGIRGELPALEHLWQFNTGAVSQLVAAGRDLPDEVVDQRRSTVGPASLATLIYTSGTTGRPKGCALTHANFFAEVDNAVELLHPVFRSVSSEPASTLLFLPLSHVFGRMVAIGCLRARVRLGHAPSIQTDDLLADLASFRPTFLLAIPYVLEKVFNTGRATAEKMGRAASFDRAARIARAYGEAVEAQEHGAGPGPGVALKAARKLYDPLVYRRIRTALGGKVRYAICGGSPLGHRLAAFYSGAGIEIFEGYGLTETTAAATVTPPLRPRIGTVGWPLPGSAVRIADDGEILLRGGQIFTGYWDAARGAAVPMTDRDGWLPTGDLGALDADGYLTITGRKKEIIITTGGKNVAPAPLEDRLRSHPLVGQCMVIGDNRPYITALIALDPDGLSHWRQMTKKRDVPLGQLTQDKQLLTDIQHAVDDANGLVSRAESIRRFAVLPTEFTEYTGHLTPSLKLRRSAVARDFADEIEALYARQ